One segment of Bacillus alkalisoli DNA contains the following:
- a CDS encoding methionine/alanine import family NSS transporter small subunit — MELSAIVMMVIGITIIWGGLGASIWWALKKAKENATS, encoded by the coding sequence ATGGAATTAAGTGCGATTGTAATGATGGTAATCGGGATAACGATCATTTGGGGCGGTTTAGGTGCTAGCATATGGTGGGCACTTAAAAAAGCAAAAGAAAATGCAACTTCGTAA
- a CDS encoding M23 family metallopeptidase: MILPSPSFAAEKPLSDDEIYQKRLELYYKMEAVTQIPWYYFAGVDQYERNIRRVRRDIPKLTGIVGIYIKPERWAGPANPNPQDTNPTTIQLFGGLGKDGNGDGIADSTNDEDVLYTIATFLQSYGMDKDNIKIGLWDYYQRDKTVGLIMGYVKIYKNFQTLKLDKHAFPVPIRANFSYRNTWGDARGWGGRRMHEGTDIFAGYGVPVRSTSYGVIETKGWNKFGGWRIGIRDVNNTYHYFAHLNGFAKDLAVGQIVEPGQIIGSVGSSGYGPPGTAGKFPPHLHYGMYKDNGYTEWSFDPYPHLKQWERAERRRR; encoded by the coding sequence ATGATTCTTCCTAGCCCTTCTTTTGCAGCTGAGAAACCATTATCTGATGATGAGATATATCAAAAACGGTTAGAGCTGTATTATAAAATGGAGGCAGTCACACAAATACCTTGGTATTACTTCGCAGGTGTAGACCAATACGAACGCAATATTCGAAGAGTGCGTAGAGATATCCCGAAGCTTACTGGCATTGTCGGTATTTACATAAAACCTGAACGTTGGGCTGGTCCGGCAAATCCTAATCCCCAAGATACTAATCCAACAACTATTCAACTGTTCGGTGGGTTAGGTAAAGACGGCAATGGTGACGGGATAGCTGATTCGACAAATGATGAAGATGTTCTTTACACCATTGCAACCTTTCTACAGTCATATGGCATGGACAAAGATAATATTAAAATTGGACTATGGGATTATTATCAAAGAGATAAGACCGTCGGGTTAATAATGGGTTATGTAAAGATTTATAAAAACTTTCAAACGTTAAAGTTAGATAAGCATGCATTTCCAGTTCCAATTCGTGCGAACTTTAGTTATAGGAATACATGGGGCGATGCTCGTGGTTGGGGCGGCAGGCGTATGCATGAAGGAACAGATATTTTTGCTGGATACGGTGTTCCCGTTCGTTCAACTAGTTACGGAGTAATTGAAACAAAAGGATGGAACAAGTTTGGTGGTTGGAGGATAGGAATTAGAGATGTGAACAATACGTATCATTATTTCGCACACCTAAATGGTTTCGCAAAAGATTTAGCAGTCGGGCAAATAGTGGAACCAGGACAAATTATCGGTTCAGTAGGAAGTTCTGGTTATGGTCCTCCAGGTACAGCTGGGAAGTTCCCACCACACTTGCATTATGGTATGTACAAAGACAACGGGTATACTGAGTGGTCGTTTGACCCATATCCTCATTTAAAGCAATGGGAACGCGCTGAACGAAGAAGAAGATAA
- the lipA gene encoding lipoyl synthase, with amino-acid sequence MAKKEEYIRKPDWLKIKLNTNENYTDLKKLMRENNLHTVCEEAKCPNIHECWAVRRTATFMILGAVCTRACRFCAVKTGLPTELDLAEPERVAESVRLMNLKHAVITAVARDDLKDGGAKVFAETVRAVRRENPFTTIEVLPSDMGGVYENLKMLMDARPDILNHNIETVRSLTPRVRARATYDRSLEFLKRAKEMQPDIPTKSSLMIGLGETKEEIIQVMDDLRANDVDIMTIGQYLQPSKKHIKVQKYYHPDEFEELRQIAMSKGFSHVQSGPLVRSSYHADEQVNEAAKARQANA; translated from the coding sequence ATGGCAAAGAAAGAAGAATACATACGTAAACCAGACTGGTTAAAAATAAAGCTTAATACAAACGAGAATTATACTGACCTAAAGAAATTAATGCGAGAAAATAACTTACACACAGTATGTGAAGAAGCAAAATGCCCAAACATTCATGAATGTTGGGCTGTTAGAAGAACTGCAACATTTATGATCCTTGGAGCTGTTTGTACACGAGCATGTCGTTTCTGTGCAGTAAAAACAGGACTACCAACTGAACTTGATTTAGCAGAACCGGAAAGAGTGGCAGAATCTGTACGCCTAATGAATTTAAAACATGCTGTTATTACTGCTGTAGCGCGTGATGACTTAAAAGACGGTGGAGCAAAAGTATTCGCAGAAACGGTTCGTGCCGTTCGCAGAGAAAACCCATTCACTACAATTGAAGTATTACCGTCTGACATGGGTGGCGTGTATGAGAACTTGAAGATGTTAATGGATGCTCGTCCAGATATTTTAAACCACAACATTGAAACGGTACGTTCATTAACTCCGAGAGTACGTGCACGTGCAACATATGACCGTTCACTTGAGTTTTTAAAGCGTGCAAAAGAAATGCAACCAGACATCCCAACTAAATCAAGCTTAATGATCGGTCTTGGGGAAACGAAGGAAGAAATTATCCAAGTAATGGATGACTTACGTGCTAACGATGTAGATATAATGACAATTGGCCAATATTTACAACCTTCTAAAAAACACATAAAAGTACAAAAGTACTATCACCCTGACGAGTTTGAAGAGTTACGTCAAATTGCGATGTCTAAAGGATTCAGCCACGTTCAATCAGGACCTTTAGTAAGGTCTTCTTACCACGCAGATGAACAAGTTAACGAAGCAGCAAAAGCTAGACAAGCTAATGCATAG
- a CDS encoding YhcN/YlaJ family sporulation lipoprotein: MRKSLALLGLCGFTLLSTACQADMSPQERQVRHDNMLHGDSTLNVYDRNDLYNERNQNGSNANQYGFVREQKNPIPNHQGFDVRATMDYEEIANAISKMVVQIPHVQDVATLVTDEQVLIAYETNSDSRELTADQVSKSALSIVPRYYHVYVSDDPMMMKEIEGFGLLNTSSPNVERILEPTIRHMLKSPQGKKLNDGENANGEGLNELNEDTMHDEYGRREKQNR; this comes from the coding sequence ATGCGAAAATCACTTGCATTGTTAGGTTTATGTGGGTTTACACTACTATCAACTGCATGTCAAGCTGATATGTCACCACAAGAAAGACAAGTTCGTCACGATAATATGCTTCACGGTGATTCCACATTAAACGTATATGACAGAAACGATTTGTATAATGAACGTAACCAAAATGGGTCAAATGCAAATCAATACGGCTTTGTACGTGAGCAAAAAAACCCTATTCCAAACCACCAAGGGTTTGATGTAAGAGCTACAATGGATTACGAAGAAATTGCGAATGCTATTAGTAAAATGGTGGTACAAATACCACACGTTCAAGACGTTGCAACATTAGTAACGGATGAACAAGTTTTAATTGCATATGAAACAAATAGCGACAGTCGTGAATTAACGGCAGATCAAGTTAGTAAATCTGCTTTATCCATCGTTCCTCGTTACTACCACGTGTATGTATCGGATGATCCGATGATGATGAAAGAGATAGAAGGGTTTGGTTTGTTAAATACTAGTAGCCCAAATGTAGAAAGAATATTAGAACCAACCATTCGCCATATGTTAAAATCTCCTCAAGGTAAAAAGCTTAACGATGGGGAAAATGCGAATGGGGAAGGCTTAAATGAATTAAATGAAGATACAATGCATGATGAGTATGGAAGAAGAGAAAAACAAAATCGCTAA
- a CDS encoding YutD family protein — translation MICVGNYCYEIIEEHREAFNEEAFKNRYVELLNKYDYLVGDWGYQQLRLKGFFEDTNPKSTHDTKISTLPDYIYEYCNFGCPYFVMKKVKKPQPEISPSPTTNVSDPVEKQ, via the coding sequence ATGATCTGTGTTGGAAATTATTGTTATGAAATAATAGAAGAACATCGAGAAGCTTTTAACGAAGAAGCATTTAAAAATAGATACGTGGAATTATTAAATAAATACGATTACCTTGTTGGTGACTGGGGTTATCAACAATTACGATTAAAAGGCTTCTTTGAGGACACGAATCCGAAATCAACTCATGATACAAAAATAAGCACGCTTCCTGATTACATATATGAGTATTGTAATTTCGGCTGTCCATATTTTGTCATGAAAAAAGTGAAAAAGCCGCAGCCGGAGATTAGTCCGAGTCCGACAACAAATGTTTCAGATCCAGTTGAGAAACAATAG
- a CDS encoding cytosolic protein — protein sequence MKDKNRDKEEYHDFSNVEAMHNYVTPEITPEGPYGAPRGKDTPVENKTTPWREDQRYYSAFNYVNKELHDDLPRQHPGAHPIHDEKE from the coding sequence ATGAAGGATAAAAATCGTGATAAAGAAGAGTATCATGACTTTTCTAACGTGGAAGCAATGCATAATTATGTAACACCAGAAATTACGCCAGAAGGTCCATATGGTGCTCCAAGGGGAAAAGATACACCTGTTGAAAATAAGACCACTCCTTGGCGTGAAGATCAACGATACTATAGTGCTTTTAATTACGTAAACAAAGAATTACATGATGATTTGCCAAGACAACATCCAGGTGCCCATCCAATTCACGACGAAAAGGAATAA
- a CDS encoding DUF3055 domain-containing protein: protein MAERFFLYDDTVDTKTRFCSFMGENNRFDLAIMRTDRYYGKSIVLDIQSNRFAIIGHDDLDEPGYIEHAYQLNEEEAEELRSLLREVV from the coding sequence ATGGCAGAACGTTTTTTCTTATATGATGATACAGTGGATACGAAAACAAGATTTTGTAGTTTTATGGGCGAAAATAATCGTTTTGATTTAGCAATAATGAGAACAGATCGTTATTACGGAAAGTCCATTGTATTGGACATTCAGAGTAACAGATTTGCAATAATTGGTCATGATGATTTAGATGAGCCAGGATACATTGAGCATGCTTATCAATTAAATGAAGAAGAAGCAGAAGAATTAAGATCATTATTACGTGAAGTAGTTTAA
- a CDS encoding EAL domain-containing protein, whose product MGSHWEGHKNRDRNTFQNWLKLLLPTKSLRYYPSIYVLRNPIEQSIRKTMKQGFDIAVIAFYIPNKTQIGEQIGQEQCNINKEKIKNLVKQKVIKHIGDDHIVCLLDQYSDTLSLIVKLESSKACSVQFDNKIKEMITDLQWDMLKDHTMSKLNASYGFVFLNLKEQSVEESLRTAYQYAVEMAEKREASDYNNLLFDINAIIASKQISLLAQPIMEVSNGKIKAWEFLTRGPKNSMMESPLKLFSVAKQTNKLFALEMLILEKAFQLIKEAKCKERVFLNFTPTSLNNINLMGEVQRLLSKYPAITPNNIVIEVTEQDSIDGLVNFEQNIKELRKFGFKIAVDDTGAGYASLHTISKIMPDIIKIDRSVIKDIDSNRVKETMLQGLLLIAKETNSLVVAEGIERREEVQVLTRNKVDLAQGYFYAKPHILPSH is encoded by the coding sequence ATGGGGAGTCATTGGGAAGGCCATAAAAATAGAGATAGAAACACTTTCCAAAATTGGTTAAAGTTACTACTACCAACAAAATCACTTCGTTATTACCCTTCCATATATGTTCTTAGAAATCCTATTGAACAATCGATAAGAAAAACGATGAAACAAGGTTTTGATATTGCGGTGATCGCTTTTTACATACCGAACAAAACTCAAATCGGGGAGCAAATTGGACAAGAACAATGTAACATAAACAAAGAAAAAATAAAAAACCTCGTTAAGCAGAAAGTAATTAAGCATATAGGGGACGACCACATTGTTTGCCTATTAGATCAGTATAGTGATACTTTATCATTAATTGTCAAACTAGAGTCAAGTAAAGCTTGTTCAGTACAATTTGATAATAAGATTAAAGAAATGATTACCGACCTGCAATGGGATATGCTAAAAGACCATACAATGTCAAAGCTAAATGCTAGCTATGGTTTTGTATTCCTAAATTTAAAGGAACAGTCAGTAGAAGAGTCTTTACGAACTGCTTATCAATATGCAGTAGAAATGGCTGAAAAAAGAGAAGCGAGTGATTATAACAATTTACTTTTCGATATAAATGCCATAATCGCTTCTAAACAAATATCGCTACTCGCTCAACCCATTATGGAAGTGTCTAACGGTAAAATTAAAGCTTGGGAATTTCTAACAAGAGGTCCAAAAAACTCTATGATGGAAAGTCCATTAAAACTTTTTTCCGTTGCTAAACAAACAAACAAGTTATTTGCTTTGGAAATGTTAATACTAGAAAAAGCCTTCCAATTAATTAAAGAAGCCAAATGTAAAGAACGGGTTTTTCTTAATTTCACCCCAACTTCGTTGAATAATATTAATTTAATGGGGGAAGTACAACGTTTATTAAGCAAATACCCAGCCATTACTCCGAATAATATAGTCATTGAGGTAACGGAGCAGGATTCCATTGACGGTTTGGTAAACTTTGAGCAAAATATAAAAGAGTTAAGAAAGTTTGGTTTTAAAATTGCTGTAGATGACACGGGTGCAGGCTATGCAAGCTTACATACTATTAGCAAAATAATGCCAGATATTATAAAAATTGATCGATCTGTTATAAAAGATATTGATTCCAATCGGGTGAAAGAAACGATGCTACAAGGATTACTATTAATCGCCAAAGAAACAAACTCGCTTGTTGTCGCAGAAGGAATCGAAAGAAGAGAAGAGGTTCAAGTATTAACTAGAAATAAGGTTGATCTTGCACAAGGTTATTTTTATGCAAAACCTCACATTTTACCTTCTCATTAA
- a CDS encoding DUF86 domain-containing protein, with product MYFVDREKIERTLVYLEENIELFQTHEKYETNLEKKALERIAISIIEGLLDVGNAMIDGFIMRDPGSYEDIIDILLDEKVVNKEQEEKLKQLIRLRKVLVQDYLEIEHTGLEATVRENIDVVMTFCESVRSYLTNELGPVTAFKN from the coding sequence ATGTATTTTGTAGACCGTGAAAAAATAGAGCGTACATTAGTCTATTTAGAAGAGAACATCGAATTATTTCAGACTCACGAGAAATACGAAACAAATTTAGAAAAAAAAGCATTAGAAAGAATAGCTATCTCTATCATTGAAGGATTATTAGATGTTGGTAATGCAATGATAGATGGATTTATCATGAGAGACCCAGGTAGCTATGAAGACATCATTGACATTTTACTAGATGAAAAAGTTGTCAATAAAGAACAAGAAGAAAAACTAAAACAATTGATCCGTTTACGTAAAGTATTAGTTCAAGACTATTTAGAAATTGAACATACTGGGTTAGAAGCTACTGTTAGAGAAAATATAGATGTTGTAATGACTTTTTGCGAATCTGTTAGGTCATACTTAACGAATGAACTTGGTCCGGTCACAGCATTCAAAAATTAA
- a CDS encoding TIGR01457 family HAD-type hydrolase: MKKYNGYLIDLDGTMYRGKEKIEEASDFVKVLVEKGIPYLFVTNNSSRTPAQVAEKLRNFLIPTTDEQVFTTSNATANYIYDWNPNAKVYVIGEEGIRTALMEKGFEIVDENADVVVSGIDRTITYEKLALGAINIRNGARFISTNGDIAIPTERGLLPGNGSLTSVLTVSTETEPTFIGKPEKIIMEQALKVLGVPREEVLMVGDNYQTDIKAGFNAGLDTLLVHTGVTTKEHLTTYDTQPTYTVHSLEEWIKNI, translated from the coding sequence TTGAAAAAGTATAATGGTTATTTAATTGATCTAGACGGTACAATGTACCGAGGAAAAGAAAAAATAGAAGAGGCAAGCGATTTCGTTAAAGTATTAGTTGAAAAAGGTATTCCCTACTTATTCGTTACTAACAACTCGTCAAGAACGCCAGCACAAGTAGCGGAGAAATTACGTAACTTTCTTATTCCTACTACTGATGAACAAGTATTTACTACTAGTAATGCTACGGCAAACTACATTTATGATTGGAACCCAAATGCGAAAGTATATGTAATTGGAGAGGAAGGAATACGTACGGCGCTAATGGAAAAAGGGTTTGAAATCGTGGATGAAAATGCAGACGTAGTCGTTTCTGGCATTGATCGTACTATTACATATGAAAAATTAGCATTAGGAGCTATTAACATTAGAAATGGAGCACGATTTATATCAACAAATGGTGATATAGCTATACCGACTGAACGGGGACTACTACCAGGAAACGGCTCTCTAACTTCTGTTTTAACTGTTTCAACGGAAACAGAGCCAACATTCATTGGGAAGCCTGAAAAAATTATTATGGAACAAGCTTTAAAAGTACTAGGTGTCCCACGTGAAGAAGTGTTAATGGTAGGCGATAACTATCAGACAGACATTAAAGCGGGGTTTAATGCAGGTTTAGATACTCTGTTAGTTCACACTGGTGTTACAACAAAGGAACATTTAACAACGTATGACACTCAACCAACTTATACTGTACATTCGTTAGAAGAATGGATAAAGAATATTTAA
- a CDS encoding phosphatidylglycerophosphatase A family protein, with product MKQFEKMDEVERKARKLLEERGVTLNDIADLVYYLQSKYHPALEMSECLENVDRVLSKREVQNTVLTGIELDILAEQGQLQEPLLRILQDDEGLYGVDEVLALSIVNVYGSIGFTNYGYIDKQKPGILATLNDKDTGKCHTFLDDIVGAIAAAASSRLAHRAANTE from the coding sequence ATGAAACAATTTGAAAAAATGGATGAAGTGGAAAGAAAGGCAAGAAAGTTATTAGAAGAACGTGGCGTTACGTTAAACGATATCGCTGATTTAGTATATTATTTACAATCTAAATACCATCCAGCTTTAGAAATGTCTGAATGCTTGGAAAATGTGGATAGAGTTTTATCTAAACGCGAAGTACAAAACACAGTTCTTACAGGGATCGAGTTAGACATTCTTGCAGAACAAGGTCAATTACAAGAACCGCTACTCCGTATTTTACAAGACGATGAAGGATTATATGGGGTGGATGAAGTTTTAGCTCTTTCTATCGTAAATGTGTATGGTTCAATCGGATTTACAAACTATGGCTATATCGATAAACAAAAGCCTGGAATTTTAGCAACGTTAAATGACAAAGACACTGGTAAATGTCACACTTTCCTTGATGATATTGTAGGAGCAATCGCAGCCGCTGCATCTAGCCGTTTAGCGCATCGCGCAGCGAATACGGAGTGA
- the yutH gene encoding spore coat putative kinase YutH: MKQAIYEHYNLRMERKTKFRHYDAFWANRVLYIMVPLGYMDKEELEELQQLSDYMLRQHQDIYVCSLVKNKNGEYTTEIEETTYGLFRIPYVETRTELPIGSELAKFHQKARAFPKKIEAMNRIGQWKSLWEKRIDQMESFYYEMVRNHPVDYFDKLFVESFPYYLGLTENAIQYLVDTELDDQPMMNDAATICHHRFSQSTWLQNQQYAKLPLDWVFDHASRDISEYIRSECVYSNSYDQAKIHQFTRDYERVAPLSTFSWRLTYSRLIFPVYYLECIENYYTSSARTDKKWHEDRLTEVLNFSTTYEHLLKSFYDTAAVPVRNYKIPTLEWV; this comes from the coding sequence TTGAAACAAGCAATTTATGAACATTACAACTTGCGAATGGAACGTAAGACAAAGTTTCGCCATTACGATGCATTTTGGGCAAATCGAGTTTTATATATTATGGTGCCTCTAGGGTATATGGATAAAGAAGAATTAGAAGAACTACAACAACTAAGTGACTATATGTTAAGACAGCATCAAGATATTTATGTCTGTTCTCTCGTGAAAAATAAAAACGGTGAATATACAACGGAAATAGAAGAAACAACTTATGGGTTGTTTCGAATACCTTATGTTGAAACAAGGACAGAGTTGCCAATTGGATCGGAGTTGGCAAAATTCCACCAAAAAGCGCGCGCATTTCCGAAAAAAATAGAGGCAATGAATAGGATTGGCCAATGGAAATCATTATGGGAAAAGCGTATTGATCAAATGGAAAGCTTTTACTATGAAATGGTAAGGAATCATCCTGTAGACTATTTTGATAAACTTTTTGTAGAGTCTTTTCCTTATTACTTAGGTTTAACCGAGAATGCAATCCAGTATTTAGTAGATACTGAATTAGATGATCAGCCAATGATGAATGATGCAGCAACCATTTGTCACCATCGCTTTTCCCAAAGCACATGGCTACAAAATCAACAATACGCTAAGTTACCTCTAGACTGGGTGTTTGACCATGCAAGTAGAGATATTTCAGAATACATTAGGTCTGAATGTGTTTATTCGAATTCGTACGATCAAGCAAAAATACATCAATTTACTCGTGATTACGAGAGAGTGGCACCACTTTCCACTTTTTCATGGAGGTTAACGTACTCAAGACTTATCTTTCCAGTATATTACTTAGAATGTATTGAAAATTATTATACGAGTTCTGCTCGAACAGATAAAAAATGGCACGAAGACAGATTAACTGAAGTATTAAACTTCTCCACAACATACGAGCATTTACTGAAAAGCTTTTACGATACAGCAGCGGTTCCTGTGAGGAATTACAAAATACCAACTCTAGAGTGGGTATAA
- a CDS encoding 2-hydroxyacid dehydrogenase, which produces MEKYKVFITRKLPDNIVSMLEHVAQVKMWEHDDIPVPYEVLKKESETSDALLTMLSDRVDKELLTSSKKLKIVANLAVGYDNIDLVTAQELGITICNTPDILTDTTADLTFSLLLATARRIVEANEYVKSGKWQSWSPFLLAGSDVHHKTIGIVGMGDIGEAVAKRATGFDMNILYYNRNRKIEAEQKLGAQYKSFEDLLKESDFVVCLTPLTNETRQMFGKEQFGLMKKSAIFVNVGRGQTVDEQALIEALETGSIAGAGLDVFYEEPISAEHPLLAFPQVTAIPHIGSASVETRSAMIALCCENIKAVLEGKKVNSVLPK; this is translated from the coding sequence ATGGAAAAATATAAAGTCTTTATTACGAGAAAGTTACCAGATAATATTGTTAGTATGCTTGAACATGTAGCTCAAGTAAAAATGTGGGAGCATGATGATATCCCTGTACCGTACGAGGTGTTAAAGAAAGAATCGGAAACTAGTGATGCATTGTTAACGATGCTATCAGATAGAGTAGATAAAGAGCTATTAACTTCATCTAAAAAACTTAAAATTGTCGCTAACTTAGCAGTAGGATATGACAACATTGACCTTGTTACAGCGCAGGAGTTAGGCATAACCATTTGTAATACTCCTGACATATTAACGGACACGACAGCAGACTTAACATTTTCTTTATTACTTGCAACAGCAAGACGAATTGTAGAAGCTAATGAATATGTGAAAAGTGGAAAATGGCAAAGTTGGAGTCCATTTTTGCTAGCGGGTAGTGATGTACATCATAAAACGATCGGAATTGTTGGTATGGGGGATATCGGAGAAGCAGTTGCGAAAAGGGCAACTGGATTCGATATGAACATCTTATATTACAACCGTAATCGTAAAATAGAAGCGGAACAAAAACTAGGTGCCCAATATAAATCGTTTGAAGACCTTCTGAAGGAATCAGACTTCGTTGTTTGTTTGACTCCATTGACTAATGAGACAAGGCAAATGTTTGGGAAAGAACAATTCGGACTGATGAAAAAGAGTGCCATTTTTGTAAACGTTGGCAGAGGACAAACGGTTGATGAACAGGCTCTAATTGAAGCATTAGAAACAGGTAGTATAGCAGGGGCAGGGCTTGATGTATTTTACGAAGAGCCTATATCTGCTGAACATCCTTTGTTAGCTTTCCCTCAAGTGACAGCTATTCCTCATATCGGTAGCGCAAGTGTAGAGACCCGCAGTGCAATGATTGCATTATGCTGTGAAAACATAAAAGCTGTATTAGAGGGTAAAAAAGTGAATAGTGTTTTGCCAAAATAA
- a CDS encoding YuzD family protein, protein MQQVEICVYGAEVLCPSCVNLPSSKETYEWLQAAVARKFPSQAFHISYIDIFNPVTDEENKVEWAKRVIEEDMFYPVVVINDEIVGEGNPKLKTIYAEMEKYGYLAE, encoded by the coding sequence GTGCAACAAGTAGAGATTTGTGTGTATGGTGCGGAAGTTTTGTGTCCAAGCTGTGTGAATTTACCTTCATCAAAAGAAACGTATGAATGGCTTCAAGCAGCAGTGGCAAGAAAGTTTCCAAGCCAAGCGTTTCATATTAGTTATATAGATATTTTTAACCCAGTTACAGATGAAGAAAATAAAGTAGAATGGGCAAAACGTGTTATAGAAGAAGATATGTTTTATCCAGTAGTTGTCATCAATGATGAAATAGTCGGTGAAGGAAATCCGAAACTAAAAACGATTTATGCAGAAATGGAAAAGTACGGCTATTTAGCAGAATAA
- a CDS encoding NAD(P)/FAD-dependent oxidoreductase, whose protein sequence is MKKLVVLGAGYGGMRLLQRLLPNQLPIDMEIILVDRVPYHCLKTEFYALAAGTISDHHVRVTLPEHERLTVKYGEVSNIDMDGQKVYFADSDDTLEYDYIVIGLGCEDKYHGVPGADEHTYSIQTINNSRKTYQALNELGANKVVSIVGGGLSGVEIASELRESRPDLQIKLFDRGNVILSSFPSRLSNYVQGWFETHGVEVINSSNITRVEPQTLFNHDEPIHSDVIVWTAGIQPVKVVRDLNVEKDNQGRVLLTKQHNIPNFENVYVVGDCASLPHAPSAQLAEGQAEQIVQVLVKRWAGQVPPSEFPPIKLKGVLGSLGKKHGFGLVAERPLTGRVARLLKSGVLWMYKYHNG, encoded by the coding sequence ATGAAAAAACTTGTTGTGCTTGGAGCAGGTTACGGTGGCATGCGTTTATTACAGCGTTTACTTCCTAATCAATTACCAATCGATATGGAAATCATCTTAGTAGACAGAGTTCCTTATCACTGTTTAAAAACAGAATTTTATGCATTAGCTGCGGGTACGATTTCAGACCATCACGTACGAGTTACGCTTCCAGAACATGAAAGACTTACTGTAAAGTATGGAGAAGTCTCCAATATTGATATGGATGGACAAAAAGTATATTTTGCTGATAGTGATGATACGCTAGAATACGATTATATTGTTATTGGTTTAGGTTGTGAAGATAAATATCACGGTGTTCCAGGTGCGGATGAACATACCTATAGTATTCAAACTATTAACAACTCAAGGAAAACGTATCAAGCTTTAAATGAACTTGGGGCAAATAAAGTAGTAAGCATCGTTGGTGGTGGGTTAAGTGGTGTAGAAATCGCAAGTGAACTTCGCGAAAGCCGTCCGGACTTACAAATTAAATTATTTGATCGTGGAAACGTTATTTTATCAAGCTTCCCTTCTAGATTAAGTAATTATGTTCAAGGTTGGTTCGAGACACATGGTGTAGAAGTAATAAACTCTTCTAACATTACTCGTGTTGAGCCTCAAACACTTTTCAATCATGATGAACCTATTCATAGTGATGTTATTGTATGGACTGCTGGTATTCAACCAGTTAAAGTAGTTCGTGATTTAAATGTTGAAAAAGATAATCAAGGTCGTGTTTTATTAACGAAACAACATAATATTCCTAATTTCGAAAATGTATATGTTGTTGGTGACTGTGCAAGCCTGCCTCATGCTCCAAGTGCTCAATTGGCAGAAGGTCAAGCGGAGCAAATTGTTCAAGTATTAGTAAAGAGATGGGCTGGCCAAGTACCACCATCTGAATTTCCACCTATTAAATTAAAAGGTGTTCTTGGTTCTTTAGGGAAGAAACACGGATTTGGTTTAGTTGCGGAACGTCCATTAACGGGTCGAGTTGCGAGACTTTTGAAATCTGGAGTTCTTTGGATGTACAAGTACCATAACGGTTAA
- a CDS encoding YuzB family protein, translating to MKPIIEFCISNLASGAQKAREILEKDPNLDIVEYGCLGYCGKCFNSMYVLVNGDVVSGNTPEELVENVYQYLEENPMF from the coding sequence ATGAAGCCAATTATCGAATTTTGTATAAGTAATTTAGCAAGTGGGGCTCAAAAAGCTAGAGAAATTTTAGAAAAAGACCCTAATTTAGATATAGTTGAATATGGATGCTTGGGATATTGTGGTAAATGTTTTAATTCAATGTATGTTCTAGTGAATGGAGATGTTGTATCTGGGAACACTCCAGAGGAACTAGTGGAAAATGTTTATCAATACCTAGAAGAAAATCCCATGTTTTAA